In one Rhopalosiphum padi isolate XX-2018 chromosome 3, ASM2088224v1, whole genome shotgun sequence genomic region, the following are encoded:
- the LOC132926215 gene encoding uncharacterized protein LOC132926215, with protein MSPARRSNKNKGGGLINTLINKLPIELHVPGYQYCGPGTNLKKRLARGDKGINLLDSACRDHDIAYERSNSITDRNEADHILEQRAWDRFKSKDSSLKEKAVAWGVTTAMKAKRKIGGGCGYKVAIKAVKNVIKKNMGEKNLLKLTKKCLAVARKTFKTKKTKVPRTINIPKKGGVLPLIPIFTGLSALGALTGGVANVVKVANEFNRNTPSHLGKGLYLTPYKGNSYKIETPQKSGGSVIAKKYRKSKN; from the exons ATGTCACCCGCTCGAAGAAGCAACAAGAATAAAGGCGGTGGTCTCATCAACACACTTATAAACAAACTGCCGATCGAGCTTCACGTGCCTG GTTATCAATACTGCGGGCCTGgtacaaatttgaaaaaacgATTAGCTCGAGGTGATAAAGGTATAAACCTACTGGACTCTGCTTGTAGAGACCACGACATAGCATACGAGCGTAGTAACTCTATCACAGATCGTAACGAAGCTGACCATATATTAGAACAAAGAGCCTGGGACAGGTTCAAGTCAAAAGATTCTAGTTTAAAAGAAAAAGCTGTAGCTTGGGGCGTGACTACTGCCATGAAGGCAAAACGAAAAATCGGTGGAGGTTGTGGATACAAAGTGGCGATTAAAGCAgtcaaaaatgttatcaagAAAAATATGGGTGAAAAAAACTTGTTGAAATTGACCAAAAAATGTTTAGCTGTTGCacgaaaaacatttaaaactaagaAGACAAAAGTTCCACGAACAATAAATATTCCGAAAAAAGGCGGTGTGTTACCACTCATACCGATTTTCACCGGGTTGTCAGCTCTGGGAGCCCTGACTGGAGGCGTAGCCAACGTTGTGAAGGTTGCTAATGAATTTAATAGAAACACTCCATCGCATTTAGGCAAAGGGCTTTATCTCACTCCGTATAAAGGCAACTCATACAAAATAGAAACACCACAAAAAAGTGGTGGGAGTGTAATAGCGAAAAAATATAGAAAGTCAAAAAACTAA
- the LOC132927643 gene encoding uncharacterized protein LOC132927643 has protein sequence MQSKRKEMKMELVSCERRLQKLINKTTFKHATNYNENLNAVALENKIIKFDKPIYIGFAVLDISKTMMYDYHYNVMQKHYGDNIKLMYTDTDSLVYHIKTEDFYKDLIENPNLMDRLDTSDLPPIHPCYTTARKKVPGFFSDEAKGHIMTEFCALSAKSYAYNIYTGEEDVVREQIKAKGVRQHVVKNHMTLEDHVKCLFGDESLDKYTENLSIRSFKHQLITIKTNKLTYNNYDDKRVVLDDKIHTLAHGHYSLEDDNEQIVDWPDHEFTVDVAGREWEESDKDLMRLLLRECMSK, from the exons ATGCAATCGAAAAGAAAGGAAATGAAGATGGAGTTGGTGTCGTGTGAGAGACGATTacaaaaacttattaataagACGACATTTAAACATGCTACCAACTATAACGAAAACCTGAACGCGGTGGCactagaaaacaaaataatcaaatttgatAAGCCtatatatattg gaTTTGCTGTTCTTGACATTTCCAAGACGATGATGTACGATTATCACTACAACGTAATGCAGAAGCACTATGGTGATAATATCAAACTTATGTATACTGATActg attCGTTGGTATACCATATTAAAACTGAAGATTTTTACAAAGACTTGATTGAGAATCCCAACTTGATGGATAGATTAGACACGTCAGACTTGCCTCCTATCCATCCGTGCTACACTACAGCTAGGAAGAAGGTGCCCGGGTTTTTCTCTGATGAAGCAAAAGGACATATAATGACAGAGTTTTGTGCACTAAGTGCAAAATCATACGCGTACAACATATATACAGGAGAAGAGGATGTGGTGAGAGAGCAGATCAAGGCGAAGGGTGTAAGACAGCATGTGGTTAAAAACCATATGACGTTGGAGGATCATGTTAAGTGTTTGTTCGGAGATGAAAGTCTTGATAAATATACAGAAAATTTATCCATTCGCTCATTCAAACACCAGCTAATTAcaatcaaaacaaataaattgacATACAACAACTACGATGACAAAAGAGTGGTGCTAGACGATAAAATACATACACTGGCTCACGGTCATTATAGTTTAga ggaTGATAACGAGCAGATTGTTGATTGGCCAGATCATGAGTTTACTGTAGACGTTGCTGGGCGTGAGTGGGAGGAATCGGATAAAGATTTAATGAGATTACTTCTAAGGGAATGcatgtcaaaataa